In one Dreissena polymorpha isolate Duluth1 chromosome 7, UMN_Dpol_1.0, whole genome shotgun sequence genomic region, the following are encoded:
- the LOC127837678 gene encoding retinoic acid receptor RXR-like isoform X1 → MDDRAMGKWRSDTNSLDGVSSGPGMSMGMDLGGMGMTSPISSVGSMSPDVKPDISSLSVTSPPGSYFSYGMHPSMVSSSGSGSIHSPPLHSPSSSVTSPSMMSIGSPGSVGSPPNPHMPHSSLSNKHICAICGDRASGKHYGVYSCEGCKGFFKRTVRKDLTYACRDDRNCMIDKRQRNRCQYCRYMKCLSMGMKREAILLTAVQEERQRNKEKGEVDNDNVNANADMPVEKVLEAELAVEPKTDTYIDAQKDAVTNICQAADKQLFTLVEWAKRIPHFTELPLDDQVILLRAGWNELLIAAFSHRSISVKDGILLATGLHVHRSSAHQAGVGTIFDRVLTELVSKMREMKMDKTELGCLRAIVLFNPDAKGLTSVQEVEQLREKVYASLEEYCKNRYIDEPGRFAKLLLRLPALRSIGLKCLEHLFFFKLIGDTPIDTFLMEMLETPSPAS, encoded by the exons ATGGATGACAGAGCCATGGGTAAGTGGCGAAGCGATACAA ACTCGCTGGACGGTGTAAGCAGCGGTCCTGGAATGTCTATGGGCATGGACCTGGGAGGTATGGGCATGACCAGCCCAATCTCCTCAGTGGGCTCAATGTCACCTGACGTGAAACCGGACATCTCGTCCCTCTCAGTGACCTCCCCGCCCGGATCCTACTTTAGCTATGGCATGCACCCCAGCATGGTATCATCGTCTGGTTCGGGTTCCATTCATTCTCCTCCGCTGCACTCTCCATCGTCATCAGTAACGTCCCCATCGATGATGTCGATAGGGTCGCCCGGATCGGTGGGGTCGCCACCCAACCCACACATGCCGCATTCTTCCCTCAGTAACAAACACATCTGCGCGATCTGTGGGGACAGGGCTTCTGGCAAACACTACGGTGTCTACAG TTGTGAAGGCTGCAAGGGGTTCTTCAAGCGCACTGTACGTAAGGACCTGACGTACGCATGTAGGGACGATCGCAACTGTATGATAGACAAACGTCAGAGGAACAGATGCCAGTATTGCCGCTACATGAAATGCCTCAGCATGGGAATGAAACGGGAAG CCATTCTCCTTACAGCGGTCCAGGAGGAAAGACAGAGGAACAAGGAGAAGGGTGAGGTGGACAACGACAACGTCAACGCCAACGCTGACATGCCTGTGGAGAAAGTGCTGGAGGCCGAGCTGGCTGTGGAGCCAAAAACAGACACGTACATTGATGCTCAG AAAGACGCAGTCACAAACATCTGCCAGGCCGCTGACAAGCAACTCTTCACATTGGTTGAATGGGCCAAGCGCATCCCTCACTTCACAGAGCTGCCCCTTGACGACCAAGTCATACTGCTGCGCGCAGGCTGGAATGAGCTCCTCATCGCGGCTTTCTCGCACCGCTCCATCTCGGTCAAGGATGGGATCCTGCTGGCCACGGGGCTCCATGTACACCGGAGCTCCGCACACCAGGCAGGTGTGGGGACGATATTCGACCGCGTCCTGACAGAGCTGGTGTCCAAAATGCGTGAGATGAAGATGGACAAGACGGAGCTCGGCTGCCTGCGGGCCATCGTGCTCTTCAATCCTG ATGCCAAAGGTCTCACAAGTGTTCAGGAGGTGGAACAACTACGGGAGAAAGTGTACGCATCTCTGGAGGAATACTGTAAAAACAGATACATCGACGAGCCGGGGAGATTTGCTAAGCTGCTTCTACGCTTGCCAGCTCTCAGGAGCATAGGGTTAAAATGCCTCGAACATTTGTTCTTCTTCAAATTGATCGGAGACACCCCAATAGACACGTTCCTCATGGAAATGCTGGAGACGCCAAGTCCTGCTTCGTAG
- the LOC127837678 gene encoding retinoic acid receptor RXR-like isoform X2, which translates to MDDRAMGKWRSDTNSLDGVSSGPGMSMGMDLGGMGMTSPISSVGSMSPDVKPDISSLSVTSPPGSYFSYGMHPSMVSSSGSGSIHSPPLHSPSSSVTSPSMMSIGSPGSVGSPPNPHMPHSSLSNKHICAICGDRASGKHYGVYSCEGCKGFFKRTVRKDLTYACRDDRNCMIDKRQRNRCQYCRYMKCLSMGMKREAVQEERQRNKEKGEVDNDNVNANADMPVEKVLEAELAVEPKTDTYIDAQKDAVTNICQAADKQLFTLVEWAKRIPHFTELPLDDQVILLRAGWNELLIAAFSHRSISVKDGILLATGLHVHRSSAHQAGVGTIFDRVLTELVSKMREMKMDKTELGCLRAIVLFNPDAKGLTSVQEVEQLREKVYASLEEYCKNRYIDEPGRFAKLLLRLPALRSIGLKCLEHLFFFKLIGDTPIDTFLMEMLETPSPAS; encoded by the exons ATGGATGACAGAGCCATGGGTAAGTGGCGAAGCGATACAA ACTCGCTGGACGGTGTAAGCAGCGGTCCTGGAATGTCTATGGGCATGGACCTGGGAGGTATGGGCATGACCAGCCCAATCTCCTCAGTGGGCTCAATGTCACCTGACGTGAAACCGGACATCTCGTCCCTCTCAGTGACCTCCCCGCCCGGATCCTACTTTAGCTATGGCATGCACCCCAGCATGGTATCATCGTCTGGTTCGGGTTCCATTCATTCTCCTCCGCTGCACTCTCCATCGTCATCAGTAACGTCCCCATCGATGATGTCGATAGGGTCGCCCGGATCGGTGGGGTCGCCACCCAACCCACACATGCCGCATTCTTCCCTCAGTAACAAACACATCTGCGCGATCTGTGGGGACAGGGCTTCTGGCAAACACTACGGTGTCTACAG TTGTGAAGGCTGCAAGGGGTTCTTCAAGCGCACTGTACGTAAGGACCTGACGTACGCATGTAGGGACGATCGCAACTGTATGATAGACAAACGTCAGAGGAACAGATGCCAGTATTGCCGCTACATGAAATGCCTCAGCATGGGAATGAAACGGGAAG CGGTCCAGGAGGAAAGACAGAGGAACAAGGAGAAGGGTGAGGTGGACAACGACAACGTCAACGCCAACGCTGACATGCCTGTGGAGAAAGTGCTGGAGGCCGAGCTGGCTGTGGAGCCAAAAACAGACACGTACATTGATGCTCAG AAAGACGCAGTCACAAACATCTGCCAGGCCGCTGACAAGCAACTCTTCACATTGGTTGAATGGGCCAAGCGCATCCCTCACTTCACAGAGCTGCCCCTTGACGACCAAGTCATACTGCTGCGCGCAGGCTGGAATGAGCTCCTCATCGCGGCTTTCTCGCACCGCTCCATCTCGGTCAAGGATGGGATCCTGCTGGCCACGGGGCTCCATGTACACCGGAGCTCCGCACACCAGGCAGGTGTGGGGACGATATTCGACCGCGTCCTGACAGAGCTGGTGTCCAAAATGCGTGAGATGAAGATGGACAAGACGGAGCTCGGCTGCCTGCGGGCCATCGTGCTCTTCAATCCTG ATGCCAAAGGTCTCACAAGTGTTCAGGAGGTGGAACAACTACGGGAGAAAGTGTACGCATCTCTGGAGGAATACTGTAAAAACAGATACATCGACGAGCCGGGGAGATTTGCTAAGCTGCTTCTACGCTTGCCAGCTCTCAGGAGCATAGGGTTAAAATGCCTCGAACATTTGTTCTTCTTCAAATTGATCGGAGACACCCCAATAGACACGTTCCTCATGGAAATGCTGGAGACGCCAAGTCCTGCTTCGTAG